A genomic region of Ptychodera flava strain L36383 unplaced genomic scaffold, AS_Pfla_20210202 Scaffold_48__1_contigs__length_985763_pilon, whole genome shotgun sequence contains the following coding sequences:
- the LOC139128307 gene encoding BMP-binding endothelial regulator protein-like, with product MKMKGPEGSESFEVPSNAVDYTIDWEDKRNQSNNGRFEVRKCGGGWGDPHMRTFSGAKFNFQGRCRYTLVRDCRTSAPSFDISAAFRRRDPDQIDSPTRMVEVTARVKGGNTYTFLEDNSIFVDGRQVQERAIFIGDNHGHIEADGHSVNLHLKEVDLALTWIGKKHEASVSIGKL from the exons ATGAAGATGAAAGGCCCAGAGGGGTCTGAAAGCTTTGAAGTTCCGTCCAATGCAGTCGATTATACCATCGATTGGGAAGATAAGAGAAATCAAAGCAACAACGGACGCTTTGAAGTACGCAAAT GCGGTGGTGGTTGGGGCGATCCACACATGCGTACGTTCAGTGGTGCGAAATTCAATTTCCAAGGGCGCTGCAGGTACACCCTCGTGAGAGACTGTCGGACGAGTGCGCCCTCTTTTGACATTTCTGCAGCCTTTCGTAGGCGCGACCCGGATCAGATTGATTCCCCAACCAGGATGGTAGAAGTGACTGCCAGAGTAAAGGGAGGAAATACTTACACGTTTCTGGAGGATAACTCTATTTTT GTCGATGGTCGCCAAGTTCAAGAAAGAGCAATTTTTATCGGAGACAACCATGGACATATTGAGGCTGACGGCCATAGTGTGAACTTACATCTAAAGGAAGTCGACCTGGCCTTGACGTGGATCGGAAAGAAACATGAAGCCTCAGTATCCATCGGCAAACTATGA